A window from Theobroma cacao cultivar B97-61/B2 chromosome 3, Criollo_cocoa_genome_V2, whole genome shotgun sequence encodes these proteins:
- the LOC18605604 gene encoding putative transporter arsB produces the protein MDMASPVDVVLGSIAFAVFWVLAVFPAVPYMPIGRTAGSLLGGLLMVLFGVMTPDQAYDAIDLPIIGLLFGTMVVSIYLERADMFKYLEKLLSWKSMGPKDLICRICLISAISSSLFTNDTTCVILTEFVLKIARQHNLPPYPFLLALATASNIGSAATPIGNPQNLVIAFQSKISFGDFLIGILPAMLAGLIVNALLLLCMYWRLLSIPMDEEDAIGKVVADENRIFPCDSPATMLHSSSLNSQEWNSILETMSPQISPKTNTNTAYVDTLKNRESFAESEMIQMLSKSAVESNAVMITVTSVGSSERSEAIPLLSEQHRVRAPVFVESSKPVGKENLATRWKRIMWKPCVYLVTLGMLISFLMDFNMSWTAITAAIALIVLDFNDAQPCLEKVSYPLLVFFCGMFATVAGFNRTGIPITLWDLVEPYAKINDVFGIAVLAIVILVLSNLASNVPTVLLLGCPVALSASAISATHEKKAWLILAWVSTVAGNLSLLGSAANLIVCEQARHAPVGYNLTFWKHLKFGVPSTLIVTAIGLALLKNEI, from the exons ATGGACATGGCTTCTCCGGTTGATGTAGTTCTAGGATCCATTGCTTTTGCAGTCTTTTGGGTATTGGCGGTTTTCCCTGCAGTACCTTATATGCCAATAGGGAGAACAGCGGGCTCCCTACTTGGGGGCTTGCTTATGGTTTTATTCGGAGTCATGACTCCAGATCAAGCTTATGATGCAATTGATCTCCCAATAATTGGTCTTCTGTTTGGAACGATGGTTGTTAGTATCTACCTTGAAAGGGCAGACATGTTCAAATACTTGGAAAAGTTGCTTTCATGGAAGAGTATGGGACCGAAGGATTTGATTTGTCGAATTTGCCTGATTTCTGCCATTTCAAGTTCTCTTTTCACCAATGATACCACTTGTGTGATTTTGACTGAATTTGTGCTGAAAATTGCAAGGCAACATAATCTTCCCCCTTATCCCTTCCTGCTTGCTCTTGCCACAGCTTCAAATATCGGGTCTGCGGCAACTCCAATTGGAAACCCCCAAAACCTGGTCATAGCATTTCAAAGTAAAATTTCGTTTGGGGATTTTCTTATTGGAATTCTGCCCGCCATGCTTGCGGGTTTAATTGTGAACGCTTTACTTCTTCTATGCATGTATTGGAGGTTGTTATCTATTCCGATGGATGAAGAAGATGCCATTGGAAAAGTAGTAGCAGatgaaaatagaatttttCCTTGTGATTCACCAGCCACGATGTTACattcttcatcattaaactCTCAAGAATGGAACTCCATATTGGAAACAATGAGCCCACAAATATCTCCCAAAACTAATACAAACACAGCTTATGTTGACACTCTTAAAAACCGAGAGAGTTTTGCTGAGAGTGAAATGATCCAGATGTTATCCAAGAGCGCAGTTGAGTCTAATGCAGTAATGATAACCGTGACAAGTGTTGGTTCTTCCGAGAGAAGTGAGGCAATTCCACTTCTATCAGAGCAACATAGAGTGAGGGCACCAGTCTTCGTAGAATCTTCGAAACCAGTAGGGAAGGAAAACTTGGCCACAAGGTGGAAAAGGATAATGTGGAAACCATGCGTGTACCTTGTTACCTTAGGAATGTTGATTTCGTTTCTTATGGATTTTAACATGTCCTGGACTGCAATCACCGCTGCAATTGCTCTTATAGTTCTTGATTTTAATGATGCTCAGCCTTGCCTAGAAAAG GTGTCGTATCcgcttctagttttcttctgCGGAATGTTTGCTACAGTGGCTGGCTTTAACAGGACTGGGATCCCAATCACTCTTTGGGACTTGGTGGAGCCCTATGCAAAGATCAATGATGTTTTCGGGATAGCAGTTCTTGCCATTGTCATACTTGTACTCTCAAATTTGGCTTCGAACGTACCAACTG TTCTTTTGCTTGGATGCCCGGTGGCATTATCAGCATCAGCTATTTCTGCAACCCATGAGAAGAAGGCGTGGCTGATTTTAGCTTGGGTCAGCACTGTAGCTGGTAACCTGTCACTTCTCGGATCAGCTGCTAACTTGATCGTGTGTGAGCAAGCTCGCCACGCTCCAGTTGGCTACAATTTAACTTTCTGGAAACACCTTAAATTTGGAGTCCCTTCCACTCTTATAGTTACAGCCATTGGTTTGGCATTGTTGAAGAATGAGATTTGA
- the LOC18605605 gene encoding uncharacterized protein LOC18605605 isoform X1 yields MRSVNDSVETVNAAATAIVSADSRVQPTTVQVHVYKKRWGSCWGLYWCFGSQKNSKRIGHAVLVPEPVVPGASVSTAENVSDPTGIILPFIAPPSSPASFLQSDPPSATQSPAGLLSLTSLSVNAYSPRGPASIFAIGPYAHETQLVTPPVFSALTTEPSTAPFTPPPESVQLTTPSSPEVPFAQLLTSSLERARRNSGINQKFGLSHYEFQSYQIYPGSPGGNLISPGSAISNSGTSSPFPDRRPILEFRMGEAPKLLGFENFTTRKWGSRLGSGSLTPDGLGQGSRLGSGSVTPDGMGLGSRLGSGSLTPDGLGPASRDGFLVGSQISEVALLTNPANGPKNDETIVDHRVSFELSGEDVAPCLESKSLLPSRAVSEYPKDLVAEGRKERDGIKKDLESSCELFIRETSNETVEKASGEAEEEHSYQKHRSVTLGSIKEFNFDNTKGEASDKPTIRSEWWANEKVAGKEARPGNSWTFFPMLQPEVS; encoded by the coding sequence AAGAAAAGATGGGGAAGCTGCTGGGGCCTTTACTGGTGTTTTGGATCTCAGAAAAACAGTAAGCGAATTGGCCATGCTGTCCTTGTTCCTGAACCTGTGGTACCAGGAGCTTCAGTCTCAACTGCTGAAAATGTAAGTGATCCAACTGGCATTATACTGCCCTTTATTGCCCCTCCCTCATCTCCTGCATCATTCCTCCAATCGGATCCTCCATCTGCCACCCAATCACCAGCTGGATTGCTGTCCCTAACTTCCCTTTCTGTTAATGCCTACTCCCCCCGTGGCCCTGCATCCATTTTTGCCATAGGCCCTTATGCACATGAAACCCAGTTAGTTACACCACCTGTATTCTCTGCCTTGACAACTGAACCGTCCACGGCTCCTTTTACACCTCCTCCTGAATCTGTTCAACTGACAACACCTTCATCCCCTGAAGTACCATTTGCTCAATTGCTGACATCTTCATTGGAGCGTGCTCGGAGAAACAGTGGGATCAATCAGAAATTTGGATTATCCCATTATGAGTTTCAGTCTTATCAAATATATCCTGGGAGCCCTGGTGGTAATCTCATATCACCGGGTTCAGCAATCTCTAATTCTGGCACATCCTCTCCTTTCCCTGATAGACGTCCAATCCTTGAGTTCCGCATGGGGGAGGCTCCCAAACTTTTagggtttgaaaattttaccaCTCGCAAATGGGGTTCAAGGCTAGGTTCTGGATCATTGACGCCAGATGGACTGGGGCAAGGTTCAAGACTGGGTTCTGGATCTGTGACTCCAGATGGTATGGGGTTGGGTTCAAGGTTGGGCTCGGGATCATTGACACCTGATGGTTTGGGTCCTGCCTCACGAGATGGTTTTCTTGTAGGGAGTCAGATTTCTGAGGTAGCATTGCTTACTAACCCAGCAAATGGAcctaaaaatgatgaaacGATAGTTGATCACAGAGTATCCTTTGAGTTAAGTGGTGAAGATGTTGCACCCTGTCTCGAAAGCAAGTCATTGCTTCCAAGTAGAGCCGTGTCAGAATATCCAAAGGACTTGGTGGCAGAGGgcagaaaagaaagagatggaataaaaaaagatCTAGAAAGTTCTTGTGAGTTGTTTATTAGGGAAACTTCCAATGAAACAGTTGAAAAAGCATCAGGAGAAGCTGAAGAGGAGCATAGTTATCAAAAGCATCGCTCTGTTACACTTGGTTCAATTAAAGAATTCAACTTCGACAATACAAAAGGAGAAGCTTCTGATAAGCCCACCATCAGGTCCGAGTGGTGGGCCAATGAAAAGGTTGCTGGAAAGGAGGCTAGGCCTGGTAATAGCTGGACTTTCTTCCCTATGTTACAGCCAGAGGTCAGCTGA
- the LOC18605605 gene encoding uncharacterized protein LOC18605605 isoform X2 codes for MRSVNDSVETVNAAATAIVSADSRVQPTTVQKKRWGSCWGLYWCFGSQKNSKRIGHAVLVPEPVVPGASVSTAENVSDPTGIILPFIAPPSSPASFLQSDPPSATQSPAGLLSLTSLSVNAYSPRGPASIFAIGPYAHETQLVTPPVFSALTTEPSTAPFTPPPESVQLTTPSSPEVPFAQLLTSSLERARRNSGINQKFGLSHYEFQSYQIYPGSPGGNLISPGSAISNSGTSSPFPDRRPILEFRMGEAPKLLGFENFTTRKWGSRLGSGSLTPDGLGQGSRLGSGSVTPDGMGLGSRLGSGSLTPDGLGPASRDGFLVGSQISEVALLTNPANGPKNDETIVDHRVSFELSGEDVAPCLESKSLLPSRAVSEYPKDLVAEGRKERDGIKKDLESSCELFIRETSNETVEKASGEAEEEHSYQKHRSVTLGSIKEFNFDNTKGEASDKPTIRSEWWANEKVAGKEARPGNSWTFFPMLQPEVS; via the coding sequence AAGAAAAGATGGGGAAGCTGCTGGGGCCTTTACTGGTGTTTTGGATCTCAGAAAAACAGTAAGCGAATTGGCCATGCTGTCCTTGTTCCTGAACCTGTGGTACCAGGAGCTTCAGTCTCAACTGCTGAAAATGTAAGTGATCCAACTGGCATTATACTGCCCTTTATTGCCCCTCCCTCATCTCCTGCATCATTCCTCCAATCGGATCCTCCATCTGCCACCCAATCACCAGCTGGATTGCTGTCCCTAACTTCCCTTTCTGTTAATGCCTACTCCCCCCGTGGCCCTGCATCCATTTTTGCCATAGGCCCTTATGCACATGAAACCCAGTTAGTTACACCACCTGTATTCTCTGCCTTGACAACTGAACCGTCCACGGCTCCTTTTACACCTCCTCCTGAATCTGTTCAACTGACAACACCTTCATCCCCTGAAGTACCATTTGCTCAATTGCTGACATCTTCATTGGAGCGTGCTCGGAGAAACAGTGGGATCAATCAGAAATTTGGATTATCCCATTATGAGTTTCAGTCTTATCAAATATATCCTGGGAGCCCTGGTGGTAATCTCATATCACCGGGTTCAGCAATCTCTAATTCTGGCACATCCTCTCCTTTCCCTGATAGACGTCCAATCCTTGAGTTCCGCATGGGGGAGGCTCCCAAACTTTTagggtttgaaaattttaccaCTCGCAAATGGGGTTCAAGGCTAGGTTCTGGATCATTGACGCCAGATGGACTGGGGCAAGGTTCAAGACTGGGTTCTGGATCTGTGACTCCAGATGGTATGGGGTTGGGTTCAAGGTTGGGCTCGGGATCATTGACACCTGATGGTTTGGGTCCTGCCTCACGAGATGGTTTTCTTGTAGGGAGTCAGATTTCTGAGGTAGCATTGCTTACTAACCCAGCAAATGGAcctaaaaatgatgaaacGATAGTTGATCACAGAGTATCCTTTGAGTTAAGTGGTGAAGATGTTGCACCCTGTCTCGAAAGCAAGTCATTGCTTCCAAGTAGAGCCGTGTCAGAATATCCAAAGGACTTGGTGGCAGAGGgcagaaaagaaagagatggaataaaaaaagatCTAGAAAGTTCTTGTGAGTTGTTTATTAGGGAAACTTCCAATGAAACAGTTGAAAAAGCATCAGGAGAAGCTGAAGAGGAGCATAGTTATCAAAAGCATCGCTCTGTTACACTTGGTTCAATTAAAGAATTCAACTTCGACAATACAAAAGGAGAAGCTTCTGATAAGCCCACCATCAGGTCCGAGTGGTGGGCCAATGAAAAGGTTGCTGGAAAGGAGGCTAGGCCTGGTAATAGCTGGACTTTCTTCCCTATGTTACAGCCAGAGGTCAGCTGA